The following are encoded in a window of Cygnus atratus isolate AKBS03 ecotype Queensland, Australia chromosome 8, CAtr_DNAZoo_HiC_assembly, whole genome shotgun sequence genomic DNA:
- the CRIP2 gene encoding cysteine-rich protein 2 isoform X1 codes for MASKCPKCDKTVYFAEKVSSLGKDWHKFCLKCERCNKTLTPGGHAEHDGKPFCHKPCYATLFGPKGVNIGGAGSYIYEKPQIEGQTAPGPIEHPAKVEERKVNAAPPKGPSKASSVTTFTGEPNMCPRCGKRVYFAEKVTSLGKDWHRPCLRCERCSKTLTPGGHAEHDGQPYCHKPCYGILFGPKGVNTGAVGSYIYDKDPEAKNQP; via the exons ATGGCATCCAAGTGCCCCAAGTGCGACAAGACCGTGTATTTCG CCGAGAAGGTCTCCTCCCTGGGCAAGGACTGGCACAAGTTCTGCCTGAAGTGCGAGCGCTGCAACAAGACCCTGACCCCGGGCGGGCACGCTGAG cATGACGGGAAGCCCTTCTGCCACAAGCCCTGCTACGCAACGCTGTTTGGCCCCAAAG GGGTGAACATCGGTGGCGCTGGGTCCTACATCTACGAGAAGCCGCAGATCGAGGGGCAGACCGCCCCGGGGCCCATCGAGCACCCGGCGAaggtggaggagaggaaggTGAACGCCGCGCCGCCCAAGGGACCCAGCAAAG CCTCCAGCGTCACCAccttcactggggagcccaaCATGTGCCCGCGCTGCGGCAAGAGGGTCTACTTTG CCGAGAAGGTGACCTCGCTGGGGAAGGACTGGCACCGGCCCTGCCTACGCTGCGAGCGCTGCAGCAAGACGCTGACCCCCGGGGGCCACGCCGAG CACGACGGACAGCCCTACTGCCACAAGCCCTGCTACGGGATCCTCTTTGGGCCGAAGG GTGTCAACACCGGAGCCGTGGGCAGCTACATCTACGACAAAGACCCCGAGGCGAAGAACCAGCCGTag
- the CRIP2 gene encoding cysteine-rich protein 2 isoform X2 gives MASSEKVSSLGKDWHKFCLKCERCNKTLTPGGHAEHDGKPFCHKPCYATLFGPKGVNIGGAGSYIYEKPQIEGQTAPGPIEHPAKVEERKVNAAPPKGPSKASSVTTFTGEPNMCPRCGKRVYFAEKVTSLGKDWHRPCLRCERCSKTLTPGGHAEHDGQPYCHKPCYGILFGPKGVNTGAVGSYIYDKDPEAKNQP, from the exons ATGGCCAGCT CCGAGAAGGTCTCCTCCCTGGGCAAGGACTGGCACAAGTTCTGCCTGAAGTGCGAGCGCTGCAACAAGACCCTGACCCCGGGCGGGCACGCTGAG cATGACGGGAAGCCCTTCTGCCACAAGCCCTGCTACGCAACGCTGTTTGGCCCCAAAG GGGTGAACATCGGTGGCGCTGGGTCCTACATCTACGAGAAGCCGCAGATCGAGGGGCAGACCGCCCCGGGGCCCATCGAGCACCCGGCGAaggtggaggagaggaaggTGAACGCCGCGCCGCCCAAGGGACCCAGCAAAG CCTCCAGCGTCACCAccttcactggggagcccaaCATGTGCCCGCGCTGCGGCAAGAGGGTCTACTTTG CCGAGAAGGTGACCTCGCTGGGGAAGGACTGGCACCGGCCCTGCCTACGCTGCGAGCGCTGCAGCAAGACGCTGACCCCCGGGGGCCACGCCGAG CACGACGGACAGCCCTACTGCCACAAGCCCTGCTACGGGATCCTCTTTGGGCCGAAGG GTGTCAACACCGGAGCCGTGGGCAGCTACATCTACGACAAAGACCCCGAGGCGAAGAACCAGCCGTag